Proteins from one Sarcophilus harrisii chromosome 2, mSarHar1.11, whole genome shotgun sequence genomic window:
- the DUSP5 gene encoding dual specificity protein phosphatase 5, which translates to MKVASLDGRQLRKLLRQEAARCVLLDCRPYLAFSASSVRGSLNVNLNSVVIRRARGGAVPLRFVVPDEAARARLLQEDGAGAAAVIVLDQGTRHWQKLRKESTAHIVLGTLLASLPAGPRICFLKGGYETFYSQYPECCIDLKPISQDKTETERNLISHCEKQNMSRKPAYDQGGPVEILPFLYLGSAYHASKCEFLANLHITALLNVSRKSSDSCTSQFDYKWIPVEDNHTADISSHFQEAIDFIDCVRRTGGKILVHCEAGISRSPTICMAYLMKTKKFRLEEAFDYIKQRRSMISPNFGFMGQLLQYESEILSSMPNPQVSSCKREAAASFFADELTLSPGFEGSCYTFPTSVLTTVPIHSPVHQLKLSPITASSTC; encoded by the exons ATGAAGGTCGCTTCGCTCGACGGTCGCCAGCTCAGGAAGCTGCTGCGCCAGGAGGCTGCCCGCTGCGTGCTGCTGGACTGCCGGCCCTACCTCGCCTTCTCCGCCTCCAGCGTGCGGGGCTCGCTCAATGTGAACCTCAACTCGGTGGTAATTCGGCGGGCCCGGGGAGGCGCGGTGCCCCTGCGCTTCGTGGTGCCCGACGAGGCGGCCCGGGCGCGGCTGCTGCAGGAGGACGGGGCCGGCGCGGCGGCCGTGATCGTTCTGGACCAGGGAACCCGTCACTGGCAGAAGCTGCGGAAGGAGAGCACGGCGCACATCGTCCTGGGTACGCTGCTCGCCAGCCTCCCGGCCGGACCGAGGATCTGCTTTCTCAAAG gaGGATATGAGACCTTTTATTCACAATATCCGGAATGTTGCATAGATTTAAAACCTATTTCacaagacaaaactgaaacagagagaaaccTCATCAGTCACTGTGAGAAACAGAACATGAGCCGAAAACCTGCTTATGATCAG GGTGGCCCAGTTGAAATTCTACCATTCCTCTACCTTGGCAGTGCTTATCATGCGTCGAAGTGTGAGTTCCTTGCCAATCTCCACATCACTGCCCTACTCAATGTTTCCAGGAAAAGTTCAGATTCCTGCACCTCTCAGTTCGACTACAAATGGATCCCAGTAGAAGACAATCATACAGCAGACATCAGCTCTCATTTTCAGGAAGCAATAGACTTTATTG acTGTGTCAGGCGAACTGGTGGCAAAATCTTGGTTCACTGTGAAGCTGGAATCTCGCGCTCTCCCACCATCTGCATGGCTTATCTCATGAAAACCAAGAAATTCCGCCTGGAGGAGGCCTTTGATTACATTAAGCAAAGGAGGAGCATGATCTCACCCAACTTTGGCTTCATGGGCCAGCTCCTGCAGTATGAATCAGAGATACTATCTTCCATGCCCAATCCCCAGGTTTCCTCCTGCAAGAGGGAGGCAGCTGcatcattctttgctgatgaatTGACTCTGAGCCCGGGGTTTGAAGGCTCTTGCTACACGTTCCCTACCTCTGTGCTGACAACAGTGCCCATCCATTCGCCGGTCCACCAGCTGAAACTGAGCCCCATTACTGCATCTTCGACCTGCTGA